From Microlunatus capsulatus, a single genomic window includes:
- the nuoK gene encoding NADH-quinone oxidoreductase subunit NuoK encodes MNPDHYIVLSAILFTIGTVGFMTRRNAIVAFMCVELMLNASNLALVTFSRVHGTLDGQIAAFFVMVVAAAEVVVGLAIIITIFRTRRSASVDDANLLKF; translated from the coding sequence GTGAACCCGGACCACTACATCGTGCTGTCGGCGATCCTGTTCACGATCGGCACGGTCGGCTTCATGACGCGCCGCAACGCCATCGTGGCGTTCATGTGCGTCGAGCTGATGCTCAACGCGTCCAACCTCGCGCTGGTCACCTTCTCGCGGGTGCACGGCACCCTCGACGGGCAGATCGCCGCGTTCTTCGTCATGGTGGTGGCCGCGGCCGAGGTCGTGGTCGGGCTGGCCATCATCATCACGATCTTCCGCACCCGCCGCTCGGCCTCGGTCGACGACGCCAACCTGCTGAAGTTCTAG
- a CDS encoding NADH-quinone oxidoreductase subunit M, protein MNLPWLTLLAVLPALGGLVAVLAGARAAKQVALVASLLTLVLALVIAARYEPGGGMQLTEQVAWIKPLGAFYALGLDGIGLTLVLLVVIVTPVVVLASWRDFDDPVRAFPGITAPLAPKYDGRVFFALVLAVETCALFLFLATDVFLFYVFFEVILIPMYFLIGGFGPTAKRSAAAAKFLIFGLLGGFVMLASVIGLYVLSAADGSPSYLLSDLTQLDIATGTGRWLFVGFMFAFAIKAPLVPLHTWLPDAAEESSPGGATMMVGVMDKIGTFGMIRFCLGLFPEASQWATPVVLALATLSILYGAVLAIGSRDLMRFIAYTSISHFGFIVLGIFALTTQSLAGSTLYMLNHGLSTAALFIAAGYLVRRGGSRDIQAYGGVQKVAPVLAGLMLFAGLSTLSLPGLSSFVSEFMVLAGTFTRYPGVAIVSTLAIVLAALYILIMYQRTMTGPLNPRLEAEPVRDLSGRERLAMAPLVLLIIVLGVFPRPVLDAINPAVEATMSLVGVSDPQPRVTAEGGR, encoded by the coding sequence ATGAACCTGCCCTGGCTCACCCTCCTCGCCGTGCTGCCCGCCCTCGGCGGTCTGGTCGCCGTGCTGGCCGGCGCCCGCGCGGCCAAGCAGGTCGCGCTCGTCGCGTCCCTGCTCACCCTCGTGCTCGCCCTCGTCATCGCCGCCCGCTACGAGCCGGGCGGCGGCATGCAGCTCACCGAGCAGGTGGCCTGGATCAAGCCGCTCGGCGCGTTCTACGCCCTCGGCCTGGACGGCATCGGGCTGACGCTGGTGCTGCTGGTCGTCATCGTCACCCCGGTCGTGGTGCTGGCCAGCTGGCGCGACTTCGACGACCCGGTCCGCGCCTTCCCCGGCATCACCGCCCCGCTGGCCCCGAAGTACGACGGCCGGGTGTTCTTCGCGCTGGTGCTGGCCGTCGAGACCTGCGCGCTGTTCCTGTTCCTGGCCACCGACGTCTTCCTGTTCTACGTCTTCTTCGAGGTCATCCTCATCCCGATGTACTTCCTCATCGGGGGGTTCGGACCGACGGCGAAGCGCTCGGCGGCCGCGGCGAAGTTCCTCATCTTCGGCCTGCTCGGCGGCTTCGTCATGCTGGCCTCGGTCATCGGGCTCTACGTGCTCTCCGCCGCCGACGGATCGCCGAGCTACCTGCTCAGCGACCTCACCCAGCTCGACATCGCCACCGGCACCGGCCGCTGGCTGTTCGTCGGGTTCATGTTCGCCTTCGCGATTAAGGCGCCGCTGGTGCCGCTGCACACCTGGCTGCCCGACGCGGCGGAGGAGTCCAGCCCGGGCGGCGCCACCATGATGGTCGGCGTCATGGACAAGATCGGCACCTTCGGGATGATCCGGTTCTGCCTCGGCCTGTTCCCCGAGGCCAGCCAGTGGGCCACCCCGGTGGTGCTGGCGCTGGCGACCCTGTCGATCCTCTACGGCGCCGTGCTGGCCATCGGCAGCCGCGACCTCATGCGCTTCATCGCCTACACCTCGATCAGCCACTTCGGCTTCATCGTGCTGGGCATCTTCGCGCTCACCACCCAGTCCCTGGCGGGCTCGACGCTCTACATGCTCAACCACGGGCTCTCGACGGCGGCGCTCTTCATCGCGGCGGGCTACCTCGTCCGCCGGGGCGGCTCCCGCGACATCCAGGCCTACGGCGGGGTGCAGAAGGTGGCGCCGGTGCTGGCCGGGCTGATGCTCTTCGCCGGCCTCTCGACGCTGTCGCTGCCGGGGCTGTCCAGCTTCGTCTCGGAGTTCATGGTGCTGGCCGGCACCTTCACCCGGTACCCGGGCGTCGCGATCGTGTCCACGCTGGCGATCGTCCTGGCGGCCCTCTACATCCTGATCATGTACCAGCGCACGATGACCGGGCCGCTGAACCCGCGGCTGGAGGCCGAGCCGGTCCGCGACCTGAGCGGCCGCGAACGGCTGGCGATGGCGCCGCTGGTGCTGCTGATCATCGTGCTCGGGGTCTTCCCGCGGCCGGTGCTCGACGCGATCAACCCGGCGGTCGAGGCGACCATGAGCCTCGTCGGCGTGAGCGACCCGCAGCCGCGGGTCACGGCAGAGGGAGGCCGCTGA
- a CDS encoding NADH-quinone oxidoreductase subunit G — MTVTSPATGAGGGGELAQREDLVTLTIDDVEVSVPKGTLVIRAAELIGVDIPRFCDHPLLDPVGACRQCLVEVPDAGNGRGIPKPQASCTLEVAAGMVVKTQVTSPVADKAQHGNMEFLLVNHPLDCPICDKGGECPLQNQAMSHGYAESRFHDVKRTYPKPVNISANILLDRERCVLCARCTRFSEQVAGDPFIALVERGALQQVGIYEREPFQSYFSGNTIQICPVGALTNAAYRFRSRPFDLTSTPSVAEHDACGSAVRVDHRRGVVVRRLAGDDPEVNEEWITDKDRFAFASGRGQDRLLRPLVRDHEAGTLRPASWPEAIDVAVEGLRRAQQGSTDEAGEPLARGVGVLTGGRLTREDAYGYAKFARAVLGTNDVDFRARPHSDEEARFLAAAVAGTCRGVTFADLEQASSVLLVCLEPEEEAGTLFLRLRKAFRKADLTSWTVAPLLSRGAAKMGATLVPAVPGGEAAVLDALDLPLDARSVVLVGERAATSTGALSACLRLAARTGARLAWVPRRAGDRGAVDAGCLPGLLPGGRPVLDASARVDTQAAWGVGPLPADPGRDAGQMVDAALEGRLGALLVAGVELQDLPDPHAARRALEEVGFVVSLETRASEVTERADVVFPVALVSERSGTFVTWEGRERPFDAVLAQPNAMSDLRVLAALAEGFGADLGFRTTEGARADLAELGAWEGARAAAPNIGPGRPAEPDVTTLVLATWRLALDDSRAADGEPFLLATARPPVARVNASTAAAAGLTDAVTIRGPRGTLTLPLEVDAAMVDGVVWLPARAPGLGLAEHLGAGSGALVEVSVPVPTSVSGDPSAQRSHA; from the coding sequence ATGACGGTCACCAGCCCGGCGACGGGCGCCGGCGGCGGCGGCGAGCTCGCCCAGCGCGAGGACCTCGTCACCCTGACGATCGACGACGTCGAGGTCTCGGTGCCCAAGGGCACCCTGGTCATCCGCGCCGCCGAGCTGATCGGCGTCGACATCCCGCGGTTCTGCGACCACCCGCTGCTGGACCCGGTCGGCGCCTGCCGGCAGTGCCTGGTCGAGGTGCCCGACGCCGGCAACGGCCGCGGCATCCCCAAGCCGCAGGCCTCCTGCACCCTCGAGGTCGCGGCCGGGATGGTCGTCAAGACCCAGGTCACCTCCCCGGTCGCGGACAAGGCGCAGCACGGGAACATGGAGTTCCTGCTGGTCAACCACCCGCTCGACTGCCCCATCTGCGACAAGGGCGGGGAGTGCCCGCTGCAGAACCAGGCGATGTCGCACGGCTACGCCGAGAGCCGGTTCCACGACGTCAAGCGGACCTACCCCAAGCCGGTCAACATCTCGGCGAACATCCTGCTGGACCGGGAGCGGTGCGTCCTCTGCGCCCGCTGCACCCGCTTCTCCGAGCAGGTCGCCGGCGACCCCTTCATCGCCCTCGTCGAGCGCGGGGCCCTGCAGCAGGTCGGCATCTACGAGCGCGAGCCGTTCCAGTCCTACTTCTCGGGCAACACCATCCAGATCTGCCCGGTCGGCGCGCTGACCAACGCGGCCTACCGGTTCCGCTCCCGCCCCTTCGACCTCACCTCGACGCCCTCGGTCGCCGAGCACGACGCGTGCGGCTCCGCGGTCCGCGTCGACCACCGGCGCGGCGTCGTCGTGCGCCGGCTGGCCGGTGACGACCCCGAGGTCAACGAGGAGTGGATCACCGACAAGGACCGCTTCGCCTTCGCCTCCGGTCGCGGCCAGGACCGGCTGCTCCGGCCGCTGGTCCGCGACCACGAGGCCGGCACGCTGCGGCCCGCCTCCTGGCCCGAGGCGATCGACGTCGCCGTGGAGGGCCTGCGCCGCGCGCAGCAGGGGTCGACCGACGAGGCGGGGGAGCCCCTGGCGCGCGGCGTCGGGGTGCTGACCGGCGGCCGGCTCACCCGCGAGGACGCCTACGGCTACGCCAAGTTCGCCCGCGCCGTCCTGGGCACCAACGACGTCGACTTCCGGGCCCGGCCGCACTCCGACGAGGAGGCCCGTTTCCTGGCTGCCGCCGTCGCCGGCACCTGCCGCGGGGTCACCTTCGCCGACCTGGAGCAGGCCTCGTCGGTGCTGCTGGTCTGCCTGGAGCCCGAGGAGGAGGCCGGCACGCTGTTCCTCCGGCTGCGCAAGGCCTTCCGCAAGGCCGACCTGACCTCGTGGACGGTCGCCCCGCTGCTCAGCCGCGGCGCGGCCAAGATGGGCGCCACCCTCGTGCCCGCGGTGCCGGGCGGTGAGGCCGCGGTGCTCGACGCGCTCGACCTGCCGCTGGACGCGCGCTCGGTCGTCCTCGTCGGCGAGCGGGCCGCCACCTCGACCGGCGCCCTCAGCGCCTGCCTGCGGCTCGCCGCCCGGACGGGGGCCCGGCTCGCCTGGGTGCCCCGGCGGGCCGGGGACCGCGGGGCCGTCGACGCCGGCTGCCTGCCCGGCCTGCTGCCGGGCGGCCGGCCGGTCCTGGACGCCTCCGCCCGCGTCGACACCCAGGCCGCCTGGGGCGTCGGCCCGCTGCCCGCCGACCCCGGCCGCGACGCCGGCCAGATGGTCGACGCCGCCCTCGAGGGCCGGCTCGGCGCCCTGCTGGTCGCCGGCGTCGAGCTGCAGGACCTGCCCGACCCGCACGCCGCCCGCCGGGCGCTGGAGGAGGTCGGCTTCGTCGTCAGCCTCGAGACCCGCGCCTCGGAGGTCACCGAGCGGGCCGACGTCGTCTTCCCCGTCGCCCTGGTCAGCGAACGCAGCGGCACCTTCGTCACCTGGGAGGGCCGGGAGCGGCCCTTCGACGCGGTGCTGGCGCAGCCGAACGCGATGTCGGACCTGCGGGTGCTCGCCGCGCTCGCCGAGGGCTTCGGCGCCGACCTGGGCTTCCGCACCACCGAGGGCGCGCGCGCCGACCTGGCCGAGCTCGGCGCCTGGGAGGGCGCCCGCGCCGCCGCACCGAACATCGGCCCCGGCCGCCCGGCCGAGCCCGACGTCACCACGCTGGTGCTGGCCACCTGGCGGCTGGCGCTGGACGACAGCCGCGCGGCCGACGGGGAGCCCTTCCTGCTGGCCACCGCCCGGCCGCCGGTGGCCCGGGTGAACGCGTCCACGGCCGCGGCCGCCGGGCTGACCGACGCGGTCACCATCCGCGGCCCCCGCGGCACCCTCACCCTCCCGCTGGAGGTGGACGCCGCCATGGTCGACGGCGTGGTCTGGCTGCCCGCACGGGCGCCGGGCCTCGGCCTGGCCGAGCACCTCGGCGCCGGCTCCGGCGCGCTGGTGGAGGTGTCGGTCCCGGTGCCGACGTCGGTCTCCGGCGACCCGAGCGCGCAGAGGAGCCACGCATGA
- a CDS encoding NADH-quinone oxidoreductase subunit J translates to MVLVPMVTGAQVAFWLLAPVMVLAALGMILSRKPVHSALCLATVMISLAVQYAAQDAPFLFAVQIIVYTGAILMLFLFVLMLVGVDAADSLVETIKGQRPLAILAGLAFGALLVVAIGNAVVEPPAGLGGANAENGGNVQGIAALLFNRYVFIFEATSALLITAAVGAMVLAHRERLTKKRTQGDLAADRLRRYAEHGEHPGPLPTPGVFARHNAVDTPALLPDGTVSELSVSATLRARGEILDSQDLVRPVDATMKALAADGDDEDRPPHRSEPLPGEGSR, encoded by the coding sequence ATGGTGCTCGTCCCGATGGTGACCGGGGCGCAGGTGGCCTTCTGGCTGCTCGCCCCCGTCATGGTGCTGGCCGCGCTGGGGATGATCCTGTCCCGCAAGCCGGTGCACTCCGCGCTGTGCCTGGCCACGGTGATGATCTCCCTGGCCGTGCAGTACGCCGCCCAGGACGCGCCGTTCCTGTTCGCGGTGCAGATCATCGTCTACACCGGCGCGATCCTCATGCTCTTCCTCTTCGTGCTGATGCTCGTCGGCGTCGACGCCGCCGACTCGCTGGTGGAGACGATCAAGGGCCAGCGGCCGCTCGCGATCCTCGCGGGGCTCGCCTTCGGCGCCCTGCTGGTCGTCGCGATCGGCAACGCGGTGGTCGAGCCGCCGGCGGGCCTCGGCGGCGCCAACGCCGAGAACGGCGGCAACGTCCAGGGCATCGCCGCGCTGCTCTTCAACCGCTACGTCTTCATCTTCGAGGCGACCTCGGCGCTGCTCATCACCGCCGCCGTCGGGGCCATGGTGCTGGCGCACCGCGAGCGGCTGACCAAGAAGCGCACCCAGGGCGACCTGGCCGCGGACCGGCTGCGCCGCTACGCCGAGCACGGCGAGCACCCCGGCCCGCTGCCGACCCCGGGCGTCTTCGCCCGGCACAACGCGGTGGACACCCCGGCCCTGCTGCCCGACGGCACCGTGTCCGAGCTGTCGGTCTCCGCCACGCTCCGGGCCCGCGGGGAGATCCTCGACAGCCAGGACCTCGTCCGGCCGGTCGACGCCACGATGAAGGCGCTGGCCGCGGACGGCGACGACGAGGACCGCCCGCCGCACCGCAGCGAGCCGCTGCCGGGGGAGGGGTCGCGGTGA
- the nuoH gene encoding NADH-quinone oxidoreductase subunit NuoH, whose protein sequence is MSTATLVLAPLDLGPFLADRWWLVAVKALLALVLLLLLTLFTIWYERRLVGFMQHRKGPNMNGPFGLLQSLADGMKLMFKEDFTPKAADKVVFMLAPFVTAVPAITAFAVIPVAGEVRIPFTDITTPLQVTDLPVSVLFIVAVASIGVYGIVLAGWSSGSTYALLGALRSSAQVISYEVAMGLALVAVFLYAGSLSTSEIVAKQAEPAVTILGQDLPVWFAVQLIPSFLIYLIAMVGETNRAPFDLPEAEGELVGGFHTEYSSMRFAMFFMAEYMNMITVSALATTLFLGGWHAPLPFSLIDGADAGWWGLLWFLVKVVLVLSVFVWLRGTLPRLRYDQFMRFGWKWLIPISLGWILLVATFRVGRRDGWFATPVFWVAAAVVFVALLVASFFGGEKDKPVVAEAPAGEFDAFAGGYPVPPTGGQELPELAQVLPGDADHPPAPAPERGEA, encoded by the coding sequence ATGAGCACCGCGACGCTGGTCCTGGCCCCGCTGGACCTCGGCCCCTTCCTCGCCGACCGCTGGTGGCTGGTGGCGGTGAAAGCCCTGCTCGCGCTGGTGCTGCTGCTGCTCCTGACGCTCTTCACCATCTGGTACGAGCGCCGGCTGGTCGGCTTCATGCAGCACCGCAAGGGCCCCAACATGAACGGCCCGTTCGGCCTGCTGCAGTCCCTGGCCGACGGCATGAAGCTCATGTTCAAGGAGGACTTCACCCCGAAGGCGGCCGACAAGGTCGTCTTCATGCTGGCCCCCTTCGTGACCGCGGTCCCGGCCATCACGGCCTTCGCGGTCATCCCGGTGGCCGGTGAGGTGCGGATCCCCTTCACCGACATCACCACGCCGCTGCAGGTCACCGACCTGCCGGTCTCGGTGCTCTTCATCGTCGCCGTGGCCTCGATCGGGGTCTACGGGATCGTGCTGGCCGGCTGGTCGTCGGGCTCCACCTACGCCCTGCTGGGCGCCCTGCGCTCCAGCGCCCAGGTGATCAGCTACGAGGTGGCGATGGGGCTGGCCCTCGTCGCGGTCTTCCTCTACGCGGGCTCGCTGTCCACGTCGGAGATCGTGGCCAAGCAGGCCGAGCCGGCCGTCACCATCCTCGGCCAGGACCTGCCCGTCTGGTTCGCGGTGCAGCTGATCCCCTCGTTCCTCATCTACCTCATCGCGATGGTGGGGGAGACCAACCGGGCGCCGTTCGACCTGCCCGAGGCCGAGGGCGAGCTGGTGGGCGGCTTCCACACCGAGTACTCCTCGATGCGGTTCGCGATGTTCTTCATGGCCGAGTACATGAACATGATCACGGTGTCCGCCCTGGCCACGACGCTGTTCCTCGGGGGCTGGCACGCCCCGCTGCCGTTCAGCCTGATCGACGGCGCCGACGCCGGCTGGTGGGGCCTGCTCTGGTTCCTCGTCAAGGTCGTGCTCGTGCTGTCGGTGTTCGTCTGGCTGCGCGGCACGCTGCCGCGGCTGCGCTACGACCAGTTCATGCGCTTCGGCTGGAAGTGGCTCATCCCGATCTCGCTGGGCTGGATCCTGCTCGTCGCCACCTTCCGCGTCGGCCGCCGCGACGGCTGGTTCGCCACCCCGGTCTTCTGGGTGGCCGCCGCCGTCGTGTTCGTCGCCCTGCTCGTCGCCTCGTTCTTCGGCGGGGAGAAGGACAAGCCCGTCGTGGCCGAGGCGCCCGCCGGGGAGTTCGACGCCTTCGCCGGCGGCTACCCGGTGCCCCCCACGGGCGGCCAGGAGCTGCCCGAGCTGGCCCAGGTCCTGCCCGGCGACGCCGACCACCCGCCCGCACCCGCACCCGAGAGGGGAGAGGCCTGA
- the nuoL gene encoding NADH-quinone oxidoreductase subunit L: protein MHALEVVTPVAATGLFAWAWLMIAIPAASAAVLLLVGRAGNAWGHLLGTVAPFASFVVGLLLFVQLLGRDEAARSVGVPLYEWFGSGRWSIGVGLLVDQLSIVFVLLITGVGGLIHVYSIGYMAHDERRRRFFGYLNLFVAAMLLLVLADNYLVLFVGWEGVGLASYLLIGFWQHKPSAATAAKKAFVVNRVGDIGMSLAIMFMLYLFGSSAFVDVNEGAAAMPALVATVLGLLLLLGACGKSAQVPLQSWLLDAMEGPTPVSALIHAATMVTAGVYLVTRSHAVFAESEAASTAVVVVGTVTLLFGAWIGCAKDDIKKVLAGSTMSQIGYMMLAAGIGPAGYAFAIFHLLTHGFFKANMFLGAGSVMHGMADDVNMRHYGGLAKPMRITFVTFAAGYLAIIGFPFFAGYYSKDHIIEAAFEHNAVIGSLALLGAGVTAFYMTRLMLMTFFGAKRWENGVHPHESPLVMTVPLVVLGAASVVGGLLLNGWIEGWLHPATGGAPEGAHAPTGLFHVSLVGVVTLLVVAAGVVVSVLLFGPRRAIPREAPSSRSPLTIAGRRDLYGDAVNEAVFMRPGQKMTALLARFDLGVVDGVVRGTGLALADFSSRLRRVQNGFVRTYALTMMAGAAVVGAVLVLGRLG, encoded by the coding sequence ATGCACGCACTGGAAGTCGTCACCCCCGTCGCCGCAACCGGGCTGTTCGCCTGGGCCTGGCTGATGATCGCGATCCCGGCCGCCAGCGCCGCCGTCCTGCTGCTGGTCGGCCGGGCGGGCAACGCCTGGGGGCACCTGCTGGGGACGGTGGCGCCGTTCGCCTCGTTCGTCGTCGGGCTGCTGCTGTTCGTCCAGCTGCTGGGCCGCGACGAGGCCGCGCGCTCGGTCGGGGTGCCGCTGTACGAGTGGTTCGGCAGCGGCCGCTGGAGCATCGGCGTCGGCCTGCTGGTCGACCAGCTCTCGATCGTCTTCGTGCTGCTGATCACCGGCGTCGGCGGGCTCATCCACGTCTACTCCATCGGCTACATGGCCCACGACGAGCGCCGGCGCCGGTTCTTCGGCTACCTCAACCTCTTCGTCGCCGCGATGCTGCTGCTGGTGCTGGCCGACAACTACCTCGTGCTGTTCGTCGGCTGGGAGGGCGTGGGCCTCGCGTCCTACCTGCTCATCGGCTTCTGGCAGCACAAGCCGTCGGCGGCGACGGCGGCCAAGAAGGCCTTCGTCGTCAACCGCGTCGGCGACATCGGCATGAGCCTGGCGATCATGTTCATGCTCTACCTCTTCGGCTCCTCGGCCTTCGTCGACGTGAACGAGGGCGCGGCCGCCATGCCGGCGCTGGTCGCGACGGTGCTCGGCCTGCTGCTGCTCCTCGGGGCCTGCGGCAAGTCGGCGCAGGTGCCGCTGCAGTCCTGGCTGCTCGACGCCATGGAGGGCCCCACCCCGGTGTCGGCCCTCATCCACGCGGCCACCATGGTCACGGCCGGCGTCTACCTGGTCACCCGCAGCCACGCCGTCTTCGCCGAGTCCGAGGCGGCCAGCACGGCCGTCGTCGTGGTCGGCACCGTGACGCTGCTCTTCGGCGCCTGGATCGGCTGCGCCAAGGACGACATCAAGAAGGTGCTGGCCGGCTCCACGATGAGCCAGATCGGCTACATGATGCTGGCCGCCGGCATCGGCCCGGCGGGCTACGCGTTCGCGATCTTCCACCTGCTGACCCACGGCTTCTTCAAGGCCAACATGTTCCTGGGCGCCGGCTCGGTCATGCACGGGATGGCCGACGACGTGAACATGCGCCACTACGGCGGGCTGGCCAAGCCCATGCGGATCACCTTCGTGACCTTCGCCGCCGGCTACCTCGCCATCATCGGCTTCCCGTTCTTCGCCGGGTACTACTCCAAGGACCACATCATCGAGGCCGCCTTCGAGCACAACGCGGTCATCGGCTCGCTGGCCCTGCTGGGTGCGGGCGTCACGGCGTTCTACATGACCCGGCTGATGCTCATGACCTTCTTCGGCGCGAAGCGCTGGGAGAACGGCGTGCACCCGCACGAGTCGCCGCTGGTGATGACGGTGCCGCTCGTCGTGCTCGGTGCCGCCTCCGTGGTCGGCGGCCTCCTGCTCAACGGCTGGATCGAGGGCTGGCTGCACCCGGCGACCGGCGGGGCACCCGAGGGCGCGCACGCGCCGACCGGGCTGTTCCACGTCTCCCTCGTCGGCGTGGTCACGCTGCTCGTGGTCGCGGCCGGGGTGGTGGTCAGCGTGCTGCTCTTCGGGCCGCGGCGGGCCATCCCGCGGGAGGCGCCGTCCAGCCGTTCCCCGCTCACGATCGCCGGCCGGCGCGACCTCTACGGCGACGCCGTCAACGAGGCCGTCTTCATGCGGCCCGGCCAGAAGATGACCGCCCTGCTGGCCCGCTTCGACCTCGGGGTCGTCGACGGGGTGGTCCGGGGGACCGGGCTGGCCCTGGCCGACTTCTCCAGCCGGCTCCGCCGCGTGCAGAACGGCTTCGTCCGCACCTACGCCCTGACCATGATGGCCGGCGCGGCCGTCGTCGGCGCCGTCCTCGTGCTCGGCCGGCTGGGCTGA
- the nuoI gene encoding NADH-quinone oxidoreductase subunit NuoI, which translates to MGLFDPVAGFGVTFRTMFRKTFTEDYPTKPKVTAPRFHGRHQLNRWPDGLEKCVGCELCAWACPADAIYVEGAQNTDDERFSPGERYGRVYQINYLRCILCGLCIEACPTRALTMTNEFELADDSRAALIYEKSDLLAPLLPGMDAPPHERRLGDDEQAYFLGLPGSGRPDDRAGDISGAVPQPVNQGYLNKKKTARKTPGTGTAVASGEGR; encoded by the coding sequence ATGGGCCTGTTCGACCCGGTCGCCGGCTTCGGCGTCACCTTCCGCACCATGTTCCGCAAGACCTTCACCGAGGACTACCCGACGAAGCCGAAGGTGACGGCCCCGCGCTTCCACGGCCGCCACCAGCTCAACCGCTGGCCCGACGGGTTGGAGAAGTGCGTGGGCTGCGAGCTCTGCGCCTGGGCCTGCCCGGCCGACGCGATCTACGTCGAGGGCGCCCAGAACACCGACGACGAGCGGTTCTCCCCGGGCGAGCGCTACGGCCGCGTCTACCAGATCAACTACCTGCGCTGCATCCTCTGCGGGCTCTGCATCGAGGCCTGCCCGACGCGGGCGCTCACGATGACCAACGAGTTCGAGCTGGCCGACGACAGCCGGGCCGCGCTCATCTACGAGAAGTCGGACCTGCTGGCCCCGCTGCTGCCCGGGATGGACGCACCGCCGCACGAGCGCCGCCTCGGCGACGACGAGCAGGCCTACTTCCTCGGCCTGCCGGGCTCCGGCCGGCCCGACGACCGGGCCGGCGACATCAGCGGCGCGGTCCCGCAGCCGGTGAACCAGGGCTACCTGAACAAGAAGAAGACGGCGCGCAAGACGCCCGGCACCGGCACCGCCGTGGCGTCGGGCGAGGGGCGGTGA